In Rutidosis leptorrhynchoides isolate AG116_Rl617_1_P2 chromosome 6, CSIRO_AGI_Rlap_v1, whole genome shotgun sequence, the DNA window AGTCGGATACATAACAAAACAAAATTAATACAGAATATCTTATCGTCATTTTTAACAAGCAAGACAATAACGTTATGTATTGTCTTATGATAAAGAAACATGGTCATACAGATACAACAATAAGACAATTTTTCATGGCATTGTGGTTTTAAAACATACAAGAAATTAACATTCGATTTTTGAACCACAATgttaattattatcaaaatagtTAATTAACTAGCTAGATTAGAATGCTGGACCATAAATTCCTTGATTAGATTCAAAACAGAATCCGAAACATCTGAATAAGGATCGTTTATGAAAAAGCCATGTCCTTTGCCATCGAATTCATTGTAACCTACCACCTTTCCAAACTCTTGTAACTTTTCCGCGTACAGTTTCACTCTATCTTTCAAAATTTCATCCTTAGAAACGAGTATAAGTATCAGGTCAAGCTCAAGTAGCTCAAGATTCGGACTTGCAGGTCCAAATGGGTTTGCAATTGGATGATCTTGTGTCTTTCCATTAGGTAATGACATTTTCCAAAACCTGTCAAAGTTTGATAATGGAACACAGATTAACATATTAAAATTGAAAAATATTGGGCAGAAGTTCAATGTAGTATTTGTTTAATGGATAATGTTAAACATCGTCTTATTTAGACTTTATTTATGTTTTAAAACATACTCCGTAAATAATATTGTGTCTTTACTAAGAATTACGTTTCAAATTACTACATACACTATAGTTATGTTTTTAAACTATGTTGCATTAGTAACAaaacaaagtatatatatatatatatatatatatatatatatatatatatatatatatatatatatatatatatatatatatatatatatatgagggatcaaatgagaacattTTAACCCTGAGAACTCTAAGAACTCAAAAATacattgaaattcgaacaaaaaagagAAATTCGAACAAACAAGTGGGCGGGCGAACAAAAAagatgaaattcgaacaaaaatggagaaattcgaacaaaaaaaaggcgggcgaacaaaaatgtgaaattcgaacaaaaaaaagcgggcgaacaaaaatgtgaaattcgaacaaaaaaaatgaaatttgtgttctacatttttgaaattcgaacaaaaaaaatgtagaacacgtgatagtcgaacaaaaaaaatgaaattcgaacaaaaacgtgttctacatttttgtaattcgaacaaaaaaaatatttttttgctcgcccgtgtttttttgctcgaatttcgtgttttttgctcgaatttcttgtTTTTGAtcgcccgccactttttttgctcgaatttcagtgtattttggagTTTCTAGAGTTCTCACGCTAAAAAAGTTCTCATTAGATCATCTCCACACACACacgcgcgcgcgcgcgcgcgcgcacacacacacacacacacacacacacacacacacacacatatatatatatatatatatatatatatatatatatatatatatatatatatatatatatatacacaccgaCTTTCCTTATTTAGTATAGTATTAAACCTTATTCATGAaaatttttaattataaaataaaattatatatgttatacTTGAGCATGCATAGTTGTAACAACTTGATGGGTCGATTTCAAAATAAGAAGAAAAAAGATGTATTATAATTAACCGTCATTTCAATAATTTCGTTTAACGAAATGGTATGAAAATACAATCGAGATTGGGTTCGTTATAAACAGGGCTGGTCCTTAGGTTTTTAATGCCCGAGCGAGACGTGATTTTGATGCACCTAAcgagataaaaaaatatatattcaatacacttttgTACAAAGTCAACCGATTGTTTTTATGAGTTAAATCAAGATAAACGTTTTCATGtcaatctatatctatatactagtataataatagaaaataaactttttaaaaaaaaaaataatgtacTCCATATCAATTTAGTTTGTTAACTTATTAGTTTATATCAACTTAATAGTATGGAGTAGGGATGACAATGGTCACCCGATCtaatggatatccatccgatccacccgcttcgtgatggatatggatgaacctacgtagatatggatacggatatggatatagacatggatgaaaagtttcatccatggatatatctattaaaacccgaaatacataaatatagatatatggttacatatttactattaagaATGCATTTAGCGTTAGATTTACATTTTGATTTTCAccctataatgaaataactatgatatattgcAATAAAAcaagtatatctaacaaaataaacatacaaattacaaatttaatttttcataatgACGTTTAATAATAAATTCAACAAATTGTGTTCTATCTTCGAAAAATATTACACATTCTTATGGATAAATTTTAGTTATTTCATGTTATATTAATTTTTACTATACGACATTGTTGTTTTCATCACATATTTGcaaatattataatattttttaacatccaatggatatccattaacccgcttaatccattgaatatgaatatggatggatgaactgaaattaaatggatatggatgtggatatgaaTGAACAAACACTAAATGGATATGGGTATGAATATGAATACAACCCCACccaatccatatccgatccattgacaTCCCTACTATGAAGTATGTTATCATGAAGTTAGTCTCACAAAatgtaagtataataataataatgtagtacGTTATCATGGTTAGTTTATTAATatgtaactatattaataattttaatataaaaataatatatgtaaCTTTCAAGATAACAGTTGACTATAACTACACCTTCCTTTACTTACACAAATATAGGGGGCTAGATCAGGGGCAGATTTTCGGAGAGGCAGGGAGGGTGACGGCCCCTCCAACGTTCTAAATAAGCGATGTATAATTTCATTCAGTTAGGTAGAAAAAATGAAGTTTATGTTTCAGTTTTAATGAACGAAAGTTATTCAATGGAGGTGTAAGGAAGATGAGAGAGGTACGGAGTAATAAGGAAGAAGGCAGACCAAATGTACTACTCAACTTCTACCTTTTTTAACTATTAACCTTTAATAATGTATAATATTACATTTCGGTTCTTCTatttatttcatttatttaaaCTACTTATGTATTGTTGGGAATACTAACAATATCTTTTACTAAAAAAGTTTTTCGTATAACTATGTTTTACGTTTCGAAACATGTCGGCCCCCTCAAGGAATCGGTTGAAGATCCGCCACTGGGATAGATTGTTATGTTAACAAACTTAAAGGACCCTAACTATAGTCTAATACTATGATGTGCTAATGAAGGAAACACTCAAAACATTATGTCTTCTTCATGATACAAACGCAACCTCCAAGTTTATTCTTCAAACTCAAACCTCAACTCTTAAAATCAGTTTCTATGACTTTGGGTCCCTAAAAACCTTATGCCCAGAGCGATTGAGCACCTTGCTCCCTCTTAGGGCCGCCCCAGGTTATAAATGAAATGAATGGTGTAGGTGAGCTAAGGTGTTGGAGAAACATTTTCTTCATCGGTTTCGCATTTTTAAGGGCATTAGTAACCATTttggtttttaaaataataatatttatagggtATACTACAAAATGGTTTTTCAAAATCAAATTAAAAAATAGGGAAACCGGCATTTCAAATGCTGGTTTGCGACTTGTCACTCCAAGCCGGCATTTCAAATGCCGGTTTG includes these proteins:
- the LOC139854782 gene encoding strigolactones hydrolase CXE15-like; amino-acid sequence: MSLPNGKTQDHPIANPFGPASPNLELLELDLILILVSKDEILKDRVKLYAEKLQEFGKVVGYNEFDGKGHGFFINDPYSDVSDSVLNLIKEFMVQHSNLAS